One window of Chloroflexota bacterium genomic DNA carries:
- a CDS encoding TIGR00300 family protein, producing the protein MPTYSEHIILTGHIVDSLILARVMDRIMDNGGNFEVENISIGRHKDETSFAQLKVYSDDYDTLRRIVGIVQSLGAELLHGGDVVTAPAPADGVLPDEFYSTTNLVTQVRIAGEWIDVQNIEMDVMIVVDRAARAARCVPINEIKAGEPVAIGHDGIRVHPLERSREAEIFSFMGSEVSSEKPKRLVIKQIAREMRAIRERGGRIVLVAGPAIVHSGAGPSLAALVRAGYISELFGGNAIATHDIESALLGTSLGVDLKTGLPVEGGHKNHVRAINTVRQHGSIRAAVEAGVITSGIMYECVKHNIPYVLTGSIRDDGPLPDVIADMGEAQRRMREGVRGVQMCLMVATMLHSIATGNLLPAHVKVVAVDINPAVVTKLADRGSFQAVGLVTDAELFLSQLVEELDLPV; encoded by the coding sequence ATGCCCACGTACAGCGAACATATCATCCTGACCGGCCACATCGTCGACTCGCTCATCCTCGCGCGAGTGATGGACCGCATCATGGATAATGGCGGCAACTTCGAAGTCGAGAACATCAGCATCGGCCGCCACAAGGACGAGACGAGCTTCGCCCAACTGAAGGTCTACAGCGACGACTACGACACGCTGCGGCGCATCGTCGGCATCGTGCAGTCGCTCGGTGCGGAGCTGTTGCACGGCGGCGATGTCGTGACCGCCCCGGCGCCCGCCGACGGCGTGCTGCCCGACGAGTTCTACTCGACGACGAACCTCGTCACCCAGGTGCGTATCGCCGGCGAGTGGATCGATGTGCAGAACATCGAGATGGACGTCATGATCGTCGTCGATCGCGCCGCGCGCGCAGCCCGCTGCGTGCCGATCAACGAGATCAAGGCGGGCGAACCGGTCGCCATCGGTCACGACGGCATACGGGTACACCCGCTCGAGCGCTCGCGCGAGGCCGAGATCTTTTCGTTCATGGGCAGCGAGGTCTCCTCGGAGAAGCCGAAGCGGCTCGTCATCAAGCAGATTGCGCGCGAGATGCGCGCCATCCGCGAGCGCGGCGGGCGCATCGTGCTTGTCGCCGGGCCGGCCATCGTGCACAGCGGCGCCGGGCCCAGCCTGGCTGCGCTCGTGCGCGCCGGGTACATCTCGGAGCTGTTCGGCGGCAACGCGATCGCCACGCACGACATTGAGAGCGCGCTGCTCGGCACCTCGCTCGGCGTCGATCTGAAGACCGGCCTGCCGGTCGAAGGCGGCCACAAGAACCACGTGCGTGCCATCAATACGGTCCGGCAGCACGGCTCGATCCGCGCCGCCGTCGAGGCCGGCGTGATCACCAGCGGTATCATGTACGAGTGCGTGAAGCACAACATCCCGTACGTGCTGACCGGCTCGATCCGCGACGACGGCCCCCTGCCCGATGTGATTGCCGACATGGGCGAGGCGCAGCGCCGTATGCGCGAGGGCGTGCGCGGGGTGCAGATGTGCCTGATGGTCGCCACGATGCTGCACTCCATCGCCACCGGCAACCTGCTGCCGGCGCACGTCAAGGTCGTTGCCGTAGACATCAACCCGGCCGTCGTGACCAAGCTCGCCGATCGCGGCTCGTTCCAGGCGGTCGGTTTGGTGACCGATGCCGAACTATTCCTGAGCCAACTGGTCGAAGAACTCGATCTGCCCGTCTGA
- a CDS encoding geranylgeranyl reductase family protein, protein MPHDVIVIGAGPAGAAAARRLAQRGLSVLILERYRLPRYKPCGGGLTHKVFERLDFDIAPVVEARTHRFVLSYDSETPFSRRRDAPAATMVMRDRFDALLTQKAVEAGAQLQDGVIVDRVEPDDDGVTVRTKADAFRARFVVGADGVNGITARAAGLMAGRHDGAALEAEIQVPSAVMDRWHDALLFDFGSIPWGYAWIFPKAEHLSIGVGTYYASSKLKLRDYLDRFMERQPDLRGPLTMKGHRVPLGGRFERLHAGRIVLAGDAAATVDPFIGEGISYAIHSGQIAAEEIAAAAARGDANLAQHTRRVNREIHANFRLARIVTQFYYRFPRQCFNLFVPDDGTVSRTLSIFEGTSSYRKLLLTVMTAAPRLAISRLLKRASA, encoded by the coding sequence ATGCCCCACGACGTCATTGTGATTGGCGCCGGCCCGGCCGGCGCAGCGGCCGCCCGGCGGCTAGCCCAGCGCGGCCTGAGCGTGCTCATCCTCGAGCGCTACCGGCTGCCGCGCTACAAGCCGTGCGGCGGCGGCCTGACGCACAAGGTCTTCGAGCGGCTGGACTTCGATATCGCGCCGGTCGTCGAGGCGCGCACGCACCGCTTCGTGCTGTCCTACGACAGCGAGACGCCTTTCAGCCGGCGACGCGACGCGCCGGCCGCGACGATGGTCATGCGCGACCGCTTTGATGCCCTGCTGACGCAGAAAGCGGTCGAAGCCGGAGCGCAGTTGCAGGACGGCGTGATCGTCGACCGTGTCGAACCGGACGACGACGGCGTGACCGTGCGGACCAAGGCGGACGCCTTCCGCGCCCGCTTCGTCGTCGGCGCCGACGGCGTCAACGGCATTACCGCGCGGGCCGCGGGTCTCATGGCCGGGCGTCACGACGGCGCGGCGCTGGAAGCCGAAATCCAGGTGCCCTCGGCGGTCATGGATCGCTGGCACGACGCATTGTTGTTCGACTTCGGCTCCATCCCGTGGGGCTACGCCTGGATCTTCCCGAAGGCTGAGCATCTGTCGATTGGCGTAGGCACCTATTACGCCAGCAGCAAGCTCAAATTGCGCGACTACCTCGACCGCTTTATGGAGCGCCAGCCCGACTTGCGCGGCCCACTGACCATGAAGGGGCATCGGGTACCGCTGGGTGGCCGCTTCGAGCGACTGCACGCCGGTCGCATCGTTCTGGCGGGTGACGCCGCGGCCACCGTCGACCCGTTCATCGGCGAGGGCATTTCGTATGCCATCCACAGCGGCCAGATTGCCGCCGAGGAGATCGCCGCCGCCGCCGCGCGCGGCGATGCCAACCTCGCGCAGCACACACGGCGCGTCAATCGCGAAATCCACGCCAACTTCCGCCTCGCCCGCATCGTGACGCAGTTCTATTATCGCTTTCCGCGCCAGTGCTTCAACCTGTTTGTGCCCGACGACGGGACGGTCAGCCGGACGCTCAGCATCTTCGAAGGCACGAGCAGCTACCGCAAACTGCTCCTCACCGTCATGACCGCCGCGCCGCGCCTGGCGATTAGCCGGTTGCTGAAGCGCGCGTCCGCATAG